The Methanolacinia petrolearia DSM 11571 genome has a segment encoding these proteins:
- the mtrD gene encoding tetrahydromethanopterin S-methyltransferase subunit D has product MSALGGGSGGGEGMTPVGIVVGIILLIAALAAMYVISPGFAFTSLILVIVGGLLIGFGVHFVPVGGAPAAMGQSPGIATGVTMLAAGAGLAGLFGGAWAAELGFGVALAGGAIGGGLMMAVTCLMVNVVYVWGMGVPAASGKVAKDPITGDTFEAYKSQGTEGHGLPFVSYVGGVIGGCLGGLGGTLIYVELLGVYEEFLPASMGASAEAVLPIAVGIAGIIAVGMFLVNAVIAAYNITGTIEGPHDPKFKRFPRAIMGCAVASAICGLLAIIMAVM; this is encoded by the coding sequence ATGTCTGCACTTGGCGGTGGATCCGGCGGCGGAGAGGGAATGACCCCTGTCGGCATCGTTGTTGGTATTATTTTACTCATTGCAGCACTTGCAGCAATGTATGTAATCTCACCAGGCTTTGCATTTACGTCTCTTATACTTGTGATCGTTGGTGGTCTTCTCATCGGATTCGGAGTTCACTTCGTTCCGGTCGGAGGAGCTCCTGCAGCTATGGGTCAGTCACCTGGTATTGCTACCGGTGTTACAATGCTTGCAGCCGGTGCGGGTCTCGCAGGCCTCTTCGGAGGAGCATGGGCAGCCGAACTCGGGTTTGGTGTTGCACTTGCCGGCGGAGCGATTGGCGGCGGACTCATGATGGCAGTCACATGTCTTATGGTCAACGTAGTATACGTCTGGGGTATGGGTGTACCTGCGGCATCAGGTAAGGTCGCAAAGGACCCGATTACAGGCGACACGTTCGAGGCCTACAAGTCACAGGGTACCGAGGGTCACGGTCTTCCGTTCGTCTCCTACGTAGGCGGTGTTATCGGAGGATGTCTCGGTGGTCTCGGCGGGACTCTGATCTATGTCGAGCTTCTCGGAGTCTATGAGGAATTCCTTCCTGCATCTATGGGAGCATCTGCAGAAGCAGTTCTTCCGATTGCAGTAGGAATTGCAGGCATCATTGCTGTAGGTATGTTCCTTGTCAACGCGGTTATCGCTGCATACAACATCACGGGAACAATCGAAGGTCCGCACGACCCGAAGTTCAAGAGATTCCCCCGTGCAATTATGGGATGTGCAGTGGCTTCGGCAATCTGTGGACTGCTGGCAATAATTATGGCGGTAATGTGA
- the mtrE gene encoding tetrahydromethanopterin S-methyltransferase subunit E — protein sequence MEELLFGIGISAIAGALATVSGAAEDTESDIGSQGDPNSQVQLAPQMGYIHRIFSKAISGEPPAYGLWITLGAGLAWALMAINYNPVLAIILGSAIAVFVQGVYATTAYLGRTASLAKFEQPVYIDVIKSVTTVTMAHAFVAIFTCVTMCFLMVNALGHPFPLPLMGLVWGIALGAAGSATGNPFYGKERQYQSQKFGAGVPISASGNIVRYAEAGQRSSLDNGWFTSKLGGPASGVCFGLIVFLELWRTIFFEEFASGWGAVIAGIVLILVFMAIDRYIEKWARKTYGPYTEEKTEEAA from the coding sequence ATGGAAGAGTTGTTATTTGGCATCGGTATAAGTGCTATAGCAGGCGCTCTGGCGACAGTGTCCGGAGCTGCGGAGGATACTGAATCTGATATCGGTTCACAGGGTGACCCGAACTCGCAGGTTCAGCTGGCTCCGCAGATGGGTTATATTCACCGTATATTCAGTAAAGCTATATCCGGCGAACCCCCCGCGTACGGACTCTGGATTACGCTTGGAGCAGGTCTTGCATGGGCGCTCATGGCGATCAACTATAATCCGGTTCTTGCGATTATCCTTGGATCGGCAATTGCCGTATTTGTCCAGGGTGTATATGCTACAACAGCATACCTTGGAAGGACAGCAAGTCTGGCAAAATTTGAACAGCCGGTCTATATCGACGTGATAAAGTCGGTTACGACCGTGACTATGGCACATGCATTCGTAGCTATTTTTACATGTGTCACGATGTGTTTCCTCATGGTAAACGCTCTCGGACACCCCTTCCCGCTCCCGCTCATGGGTCTCGTATGGGGTATCGCTCTTGGTGCAGCAGGTTCTGCAACAGGTAACCCGTTCTACGGCAAGGAGCGCCAGTACCAGTCCCAGAAGTTCGGTGCAGGTGTACCGATCTCGGCATCAGGTAACATTGTCCGCTACGCAGAGGCAGGACAGCGCAGTTCACTCGACAATGGATGGTTCACATCCAAGCTCGGCGGCCCCGCATCCGGTGTCTGTTTCGGACTTATCGTATTCCTCGAACTGTGGCGTACAATCTTCTTCGAAGAGTTCGCAAGCGGTTGGGGAGCAGTTATCGCAGGTATAGTCCTGATTCTCGTATTCATGGCAATCGACAGGTACATTGAGAAATGGGCCCGCAAGACATACGGACCTTATACTGAGGAAAAGACTGAGGAGGCGGCCTGA
- the mcrA gene encoding coenzyme-B sulfoethylthiotransferase subunit alpha, with translation MGKIERSQKLFLNALKEKFQGEDPESVKTTFYNFDGVRQSPRKREFMAEAKKVEMKRGISMYDPEHCHLGGLPMGQRQLMTYQVSQTDVFVEGDDLHFVNNAAMQQMWDDIRRTVIVGMDLAHATLQKRLGKEVTPETINEYLHILNHAMPGGAVVQEHMVETHPGIVDDCYVKVFTGDDEMADDIEPQFLLNVDKLFNAEQAEVLKKQVGKSMYQAIHIPTIVSRTCDGGTTSRWSAMQIGMSFIAAYRMCAGEAAVADLSFAAKHAGVIQMATHLPARRARGPNEPGGIKFGLFSDIIQGNRKYPNDPARASLEVVGAGTMLFDQIWLGSYMSGGVGFTQYATAAYTDNILDEFTYYGMDYLKDKYSVDYTNPDPAKLIKPTQEVVNDLATEVNLNAMEQYEQYPTMMEDHFGGSQRAGVMAAACGLTCSIGTGNSNAGLNGWYLSMLMHKEGWSRLGFFGYDLQDQCGSANSLSMEPDRGLIGELRGPNYPNYAMNVGHQGEYAAIVGGAHYGRGDAFCFNPLVKICFADPSLTFDFAEPRREFAKGAIREFMPAGERSLIIPAR, from the coding sequence ATGGGAAAAATTGAGAGATCACAGAAACTCTTCCTCAACGCACTTAAGGAGAAGTTCCAGGGAGAAGACCCCGAGTCAGTAAAGACAACATTCTACAACTTCGACGGTGTCCGCCAGTCTCCGCGTAAGCGCGAGTTCATGGCAGAGGCAAAGAAGGTAGAGATGAAGCGTGGAATCTCCATGTACGACCCCGAGCACTGCCACCTTGGCGGACTGCCCATGGGTCAGAGACAGCTCATGACCTACCAGGTTTCACAGACCGACGTCTTCGTAGAGGGTGACGACCTGCACTTCGTCAACAACGCTGCAATGCAGCAGATGTGGGACGACATCCGCAGGACCGTTATCGTAGGAATGGATCTTGCACACGCAACACTCCAGAAGCGTCTCGGAAAGGAAGTTACACCTGAGACAATCAACGAATACCTCCACATCCTCAACCACGCAATGCCCGGTGGAGCTGTGGTTCAGGAACACATGGTCGAGACTCACCCGGGAATCGTCGATGACTGTTACGTAAAGGTATTCACAGGCGACGACGAGATGGCCGATGATATCGAGCCCCAGTTCCTCCTCAACGTCGACAAGCTCTTCAACGCAGAGCAGGCAGAAGTTCTCAAGAAGCAGGTCGGAAAGTCGATGTACCAGGCAATTCACATCCCGACAATCGTCTCAAGGACCTGTGACGGTGGAACAACCTCAAGATGGTCAGCAATGCAGATTGGTATGTCCTTCATCGCAGCATACAGGATGTGTGCAGGTGAGGCAGCAGTAGCCGACCTTTCATTCGCAGCAAAGCACGCCGGTGTTATCCAGATGGCAACCCACCTGCCCGCACGCCGTGCCCGTGGACCTAACGAACCCGGTGGAATCAAGTTCGGTCTCTTCTCTGATATCATTCAGGGTAACCGCAAGTACCCCAACGACCCCGCAAGGGCATCCCTTGAGGTAGTCGGTGCAGGAACAATGCTCTTCGACCAGATCTGGCTCGGATCATACATGTCCGGTGGTGTCGGATTCACACAGTACGCAACAGCAGCATACACCGATAACATCCTTGATGAGTTCACATACTACGGTATGGACTACCTTAAGGACAAATACAGCGTAGATTACACAAACCCTGACCCCGCAAAGCTTATAAAGCCGACACAGGAGGTCGTCAACGATCTTGCAACAGAGGTTAACCTCAATGCAATGGAGCAGTATGAGCAGTACCCGACAATGATGGAAGACCACTTCGGTGGTTCACAGCGTGCGGGTGTAATGGCAGCAGCATGTGGTCTTACATGTTCGATCGGTACAGGAAACTCCAACGCCGGTCTGAACGGATGGTACCTTTCGATGCTCATGCACAAGGAAGGATGGTCACGTCTCGGATTCTTCGGCTACGATCTTCAGGACCAGTGCGGTTCAGCAAACTCGCTCTCAATGGAGCCCGACCGCGGTCTGATTGGAGAACTTCGTGGACCTAACTACCCGAACTACGCAATGAACGTCGGTCACCAGGGAGAATACGCAGCTATCGTCGGTGGTGCACACTACGGACGCGGAGATGCATTCTGTTTCAACCCGCTCGTAAAGATCTGTTTCGCAGACCCCTCACTGACCTTCGACTTCGCAGAACCCCGCCGCGAGTTCGCAAAAGGTGCAATCCGCGAGTTCATGCCCGCCGGAGAGCGCTCACTGATTATACCTGCAAGGTAA
- the mcrG gene encoding coenzyme-B sulfoethylthiotransferase subunit gamma, translating into MAYTPQYGPGTSNVAANRRKQMNPAVQLDKVRDVTDEDVVLILGHRAPGSAYPTAHPPLAEQQEPDCPIRKIVEPTEGAKAGDRVRYIQFADSMFNAPSQPYQRTYTECYRFRGIDPGTLSGRQIVECRERDLEQYAKWLIETEMFEPALVSCRGATVHGHSLRLAEDGMMFDMLQRCILEDGVVKYQKDQIGEPLDRAVEVGKPMDDAWVKDHSTIFHSLVGTAYRDDAEYVEYIQRIHSLRTKYGFMPKEE; encoded by the coding sequence ATGGCATACACACCACAGTATGGACCAGGTACATCAAATGTTGCCGCAAACAGGCGCAAACAGATGAACCCTGCAGTCCAGTTAGACAAGGTCCGTGACGTAACCGATGAGGACGTCGTTCTTATTCTCGGTCACCGTGCACCAGGTTCTGCATACCCGACGGCACACCCGCCGCTTGCAGAGCAGCAGGAACCCGACTGTCCAATCAGAAAGATTGTAGAGCCCACAGAGGGAGCAAAGGCAGGAGACCGCGTCCGTTACATCCAGTTCGCAGATTCGATGTTCAACGCACCTTCACAGCCGTACCAGCGTACATACACAGAATGCTACCGCTTCCGTGGAATCGACCCCGGTACACTCTCCGGACGTCAGATTGTAGAATGCCGTGAGCGTGACCTTGAGCAGTATGCAAAGTGGCTCATCGAGACAGAGATGTTCGAGCCAGCACTCGTCAGTTGCCGTGGTGCAACCGTGCACGGACACTCGCTCCGTCTTGCAGAGGATGGAATGATGTTCGATATGCTCCAGCGCTGTATCCTCGAAGACGGTGTTGTAAAATACCAGAAGGATCAGATCGGAGAGCCCCTGGACCGTGCAGTAGAAGTCGGAAAGCCGATGGACGATGCATGGGTAAAGGACCACTCGACAATCTTCCACTCACTCGTAGGAACTGCATACCGTGATGATGCAGAATACGTCGAATACATCCAGCGCATTCACTCGCTGAGGACTAAATACGGCTTCATGCCGAAAGAGGAGTGA
- the mcrC gene encoding methyl-coenzyme M reductase I operon protein C: MPIGRVTQVVDCRESMGMGKGGGLAQRGTISECRYPDIIVVGMSPGRRHVTKPVCDITSGLRREGVEFSVSTLVLNAGSGVPSDAPGIAGSVLGAYFGLNAKEISQIEQHKVAILHHGNVRSHVVEKVRFILQHCEINAILVSQAPVDYEDLAKVGVKTAYVMPDEKNIRTKGKVVAIVSGVTRGQTPTRENLAEVISAVMKTIKE; the protein is encoded by the coding sequence ATGCCGATTGGCCGGGTCACACAGGTTGTAGACTGCCGCGAAAGTATGGGTATGGGAAAGGGCGGAGGCCTTGCCCAGAGAGGCACTATTTCGGAGTGCCGTTATCCTGATATAATAGTAGTCGGTATGTCTCCCGGCAGGAGGCATGTAACTAAACCTGTATGCGATATCACATCAGGTCTCAGGAGAGAAGGAGTTGAGTTTTCCGTAAGCACGCTTGTCCTCAATGCGGGAAGCGGTGTGCCTTCGGATGCTCCCGGAATCGCAGGTTCGGTTCTTGGGGCCTATTTCGGTCTCAATGCAAAAGAGATCTCGCAGATTGAACAGCACAAGGTTGCGATACTTCATCACGGGAACGTAAGATCCCATGTTGTTGAGAAGGTTCGCTTTATCCTTCAGCATTGTGAAATCAACGCGATTCTTGTTTCCCAGGCGCCTGTAGACTACGAAGATCTTGCAAAGGTCGGAGTAAAGACGGCATACGTCATGCCTGACGAGAAAAATATTCGCACTAAGGGAAAAGTTGTTGCGATTGTCAGCGGGGTTACCCGTGGCCAGACACCAACAAGAGAAAATCTGGCAGAAGTGATTTCAGCTGTTATGAAAACGATTAAAGAATAA
- the mcrD gene encoding methyl-coenzyme M reductase operon protein D: protein MTESQKHYPQCKIVPIRMLSPETAEKFLNLIVRVKGIRRFVINGPSLPKTVPYGPARGKPNPNSNRRVIQIGDTETELRVQVGVIILEVEERSVIDEIRKVTSEFFEGKFSCQVMEGKFMKTEPTTSDYAKYGPNADEMILGLVDPRKKEGPVIIQGLK from the coding sequence ATGACAGAAAGCCAGAAACACTATCCCCAGTGCAAAATAGTCCCTATAAGGATGCTCTCTCCGGAAACAGCTGAGAAATTCCTTAACCTTATTGTCAGGGTGAAAGGGATCAGGAGGTTCGTAATAAACGGACCTTCTCTTCCCAAAACCGTACCTTATGGTCCTGCAAGAGGTAAACCCAATCCCAATTCAAACAGGAGAGTTATACAAATAGGGGATACAGAGACGGAGCTTAGAGTTCAGGTCGGGGTTATCATACTCGAGGTTGAAGAAAGATCCGTTATTGATGAGATCCGAAAGGTCACATCAGAATTCTTTGAAGGCAAATTTTCCTGCCAGGTAATGGAAGGAAAGTTCATGAAGACAGAGCCTACTACGAGTGATTATGCAAAATACGGGCCTAATGCGGACGAGATGATTTTGGGATTGGTCGATCCGCGTAAGAAGGAGGGTCCGGTTATCATACAGGGTTTGAAATAA
- the mcrB gene encoding coenzyme-B sulfoethylthiotransferase subunit beta, with protein sequence MAKYSETIDLYSDDGKVLKSNVNLGAISPLVNPATLKLIDLTKRSIAVNLGGIEAALKTGKLGKGGMIMGRELDLPIMANKDAIVAKIKDMLDVEGEGTVINEYKGGNLLLVEAPKARLAAASTYDAAFTAVAAATTYAIVDQFDIDAFNASTVKAATFGGYPHTMDPEGALVTSVLSNPQNNEGLGYALRNIGVNHFVMMTGRNAMQGAALAATLETAGEFEMGGAIGPFERHMLLQYAYQGLNANNMVYDLVKENGKTGTVGTVVQSLVEKAIEDKVIVPGKKGGYFQFYDTKDPMMWNAYAAAGTMAATMVNCGAGRFAQAVSSTLLYFNDLLEHETGLPSTDFGRVMGTAVGFSFFSHSIYGGGGPGIFNGNHVVTRHANGCAIPCVVAACALDAGTQMFTPEGTSAVMGQTYGQIPEFNKPIQQIANGV encoded by the coding sequence ATGGCAAAATATTCCGAAACAATTGATCTCTATTCAGATGACGGAAAAGTCCTGAAGAGCAACGTAAACCTCGGTGCTATCAGTCCGCTTGTAAACCCGGCAACACTTAAGCTCATCGACTTAACCAAGAGGAGCATTGCAGTTAACCTTGGTGGAATCGAAGCAGCACTTAAGACCGGAAAGCTTGGAAAAGGCGGAATGATCATGGGCCGTGAACTTGACCTTCCGATTATGGCAAACAAAGACGCCATCGTCGCAAAGATCAAGGACATGCTCGATGTTGAAGGCGAAGGAACAGTTATAAACGAGTACAAGGGTGGAAACCTCCTTCTTGTAGAGGCTCCAAAGGCCCGTCTCGCAGCAGCATCTACATACGATGCAGCATTTACAGCAGTTGCAGCAGCAACAACCTACGCAATCGTCGACCAGTTCGACATCGATGCATTCAATGCATCAACCGTAAAGGCGGCAACATTCGGTGGATACCCGCACACGATGGACCCCGAAGGAGCACTTGTAACATCAGTCCTGAGCAACCCACAGAACAATGAGGGTCTCGGATATGCTCTTCGTAACATCGGTGTCAACCACTTCGTTATGATGACCGGCAGGAATGCAATGCAGGGTGCAGCTCTTGCAGCCACACTCGAGACAGCCGGAGAGTTCGAGATGGGCGGTGCAATCGGCCCGTTCGAGCGCCACATGCTTCTCCAGTACGCATATCAGGGTCTTAACGCAAACAACATGGTCTATGACCTTGTTAAGGAGAACGGTAAGACCGGTACAGTCGGAACAGTAGTTCAGTCACTTGTCGAGAAGGCAATCGAGGACAAGGTAATCGTCCCCGGAAAGAAGGGCGGATACTTCCAGTTCTACGACACGAAGGACCCGATGATGTGGAACGCATATGCAGCAGCAGGAACAATGGCCGCAACAATGGTCAACTGTGGTGCAGGACGTTTCGCACAGGCAGTTTCATCAACACTGCTCTACTTCAACGACCTTCTTGAGCACGAGACCGGTCTCCCGTCGACCGACTTCGGTCGTGTAATGGGAACAGCTGTCGGTTTCTCGTTCTTCAGCCACTCGATCTATGGTGGCGGCGGTCCCGGTATCTTCAACGGAAACCACGTAGTTACACGCCACGCAAACGGCTGTGCAATTCCGTGTGTAGTTGCTGCATGTGCACTTGATGCAGGTACACAGATGTTCACCCCTGAGGGAACATCGGCAGTTATGGGCCAGACCTACGGTCAGATCCCAGAGTTCAACAAGCCGATCCAGCAGATCGCAAACGGAGTCTGA
- a CDS encoding molybdenum cofactor biosynthesis protein MoaE — MKIIHITGDSHPENNTAIAEFIEKLSVLNPGKNGVICDSGAEELPESKCNAPYSAKVHDAGTIVAIKDGDLSGTLDLFSDSGIFYAIILGFEGLNYKKAVFGDFEAENCILKDPSADEMIEALDKFDDHYTMQGLVKELKEEVDIPKTGCYLHFNGIVREITGEERTEYMDFSDYDYIDRIIAEIRKDMEKVPGVLGVRFYHSKGRLYASDDVTYIAVAASHRQEAFKAMMDAIDRLKAELHNKK, encoded by the coding sequence ATGAAGATCATCCACATAACAGGAGATTCCCATCCAGAAAATAACACTGCAATTGCAGAATTTATAGAAAAACTTTCAGTTCTCAATCCGGGAAAAAACGGTGTCATCTGTGATTCAGGAGCAGAAGAACTGCCGGAATCGAAATGTAATGCTCCATATTCCGCAAAAGTTCATGATGCAGGGACGATCGTTGCAATAAAGGATGGAGATCTCTCAGGCACCCTCGATCTTTTTTCCGATTCCGGAATATTTTATGCGATAATTCTGGGATTTGAAGGGTTAAATTACAAAAAGGCAGTATTTGGGGATTTTGAAGCTGAGAACTGCATCCTTAAAGATCCATCTGCGGATGAAATGATTGAGGCACTCGACAAATTCGACGACCATTACACGATGCAGGGCCTTGTGAAAGAGCTCAAGGAGGAAGTCGATATCCCTAAAACAGGGTGTTACCTCCACTTCAACGGAATTGTCAGGGAGATCACCGGCGAAGAGAGAACCGAATACATGGATTTTTCCGATTATGATTATATTGACAGGATAATTGCTGAAATCAGGAAGGATATGGAGAAAGTTCCGGGAGTTCTGGGAGTCCGTTTCTACCACAGCAAAGGGAGGTTATATGCCAGCGACGACGTTACCTACATTGCCGTTGCTGCATCGCACAGGCAGGAGGCATTCAAAGCCATGATGGATGCGATCGACAGGCTGAAGGCTGAGCTTCACAACAAAAAATGA
- a CDS encoding formylmethanofuran dehydrogenase subunit C — protein MRVVKLTPKPRKNPNLPVEAESVIPEHFMDESFRDLSVWEGNKERSFCDFFDIEIAGEASSSEDIELVLAGETRTLKRIGEYMAAGKITVEGDIGMHCGNFMSGGIIEIMGDADGWLGREMRGGRILCHGNAGHYCGSGYRGEKRGMRGGVLEVMGDTGDFCAEFLAGGEIIIHGSCGDMTGVDMRDGILKVYGECRRACGNMKGGTAYFFGKVNEMHPTFRDEGETDVDGKIMHYFTGDVANRGKGSLYVKEYEYY, from the coding sequence ATGAGAGTTGTAAAACTTACGCCAAAACCGCGAAAAAATCCCAATCTTCCCGTAGAAGCAGAATCAGTAATCCCCGAACACTTTATGGATGAATCATTCCGCGACCTCAGTGTATGGGAGGGGAACAAGGAGAGAAGCTTTTGTGATTTCTTCGATATAGAAATTGCCGGCGAAGCTTCTTCCTCTGAAGATATCGAACTTGTGCTTGCAGGTGAGACCAGGACTTTAAAGCGTATCGGCGAGTATATGGCCGCAGGAAAGATCACTGTCGAAGGTGATATCGGAATGCACTGCGGGAATTTCATGAGCGGCGGGATAATTGAGATCATGGGAGATGCGGACGGGTGGCTCGGCCGCGAGATGAGGGGCGGAAGGATTCTGTGTCACGGGAATGCAGGCCATTACTGCGGATCGGGGTACCGCGGAGAGAAGAGAGGAATGCGTGGAGGCGTCCTCGAGGTGATGGGAGACACAGGTGATTTCTGTGCCGAATTCCTTGCAGGCGGAGAGATCATAATTCACGGAAGCTGCGGCGATATGACGGGAGTCGATATGAGAGACGGCATCCTTAAGGTCTACGGCGAATGCAGAAGGGCCTGCGGGAACATGAAGGGCGGCACTGCATATTTCTTCGGGAAAGTGAATGAAATGCACCCGACATTCAGGGATGAAGGGGAGACGGACGTCGACGGGAAAATAATGCATTATTTCACTGGTGATGTGGCAAACCGGGGGAAGGGCTCCCTTTACGTAAAAGAATATGAGTACTATTAG
- a CDS encoding molybdopterin-guanine dinucleotide biosynthesis protein B has product MKVIQVVGRSNSGKTYFIHRLLERMTVMFPGKVGVIKHMGHHIFELSEGKDTTTHYEHGAECVAGVDAEKTVLTVRDDNLDKSLEILCDLGMKYAIIEGFKEYGFKKIVKGELESGECLLRDPTVDDVTESLDAFDDYYTLGGLVKELEEDERAPAGASIVTFSGVFENIPMDYGKIAGKIGENEGIVSVKTSLNGKKVMIGVASVDTRSACNAIDKAVSELAGMKS; this is encoded by the coding sequence ATGAAAGTAATTCAGGTAGTCGGACGTTCAAACTCCGGCAAAACCTATTTTATACACCGCCTTCTCGAAAGAATGACTGTAATGTTTCCGGGAAAGGTCGGAGTAATCAAGCACATGGGCCACCACATCTTTGAGCTCTCTGAAGGAAAGGATACGACGACACATTACGAGCACGGTGCCGAATGTGTTGCGGGAGTTGACGCGGAAAAGACCGTTCTTACAGTAAGGGATGACAACCTTGACAAATCCCTTGAAATTCTCTGTGACCTCGGGATGAAGTATGCGATAATCGAGGGGTTCAAGGAGTACGGATTCAAAAAGATAGTCAAGGGAGAACTGGAATCCGGCGAATGCCTGCTGAGAGACCCGACGGTCGATGACGTAACCGAATCGCTCGATGCATTCGATGATTATTATACTCTTGGCGGGCTTGTCAAAGAACTGGAGGAGGATGAAAGAGCTCCTGCAGGTGCCTCAATTGTAACTTTTTCCGGTGTTTTCGAGAATATTCCCATGGATTACGGAAAGATCGCCGGGAAGATCGGGGAGAACGAAGGCATAGTCTCCGTGAAAACATCATTAAACGGAAAAAAAGTGATGATCGGTGTCGCCTCCGTTGACACACGGTCTGCCTGCAATGCAATCGATAAAGCAGTATCAGAACTGGCAGGCATGAAGAGCTGA
- the wtpC gene encoding tungstate ABC transporter ATP-binding protein WtpC: MLELKDISIKLGEFSLEKINLSIEKGEYVVILGPTGAGKTIVLETIAGIYPPDSGSIELNGEDITFADPKDRNISMVYQDYMLFPHLSVYENIAFGLSVKKNPADEIEKKVSEVAGILGISHLLHRSVINLSGGEKQRTAISRAIVMEPDVLLLDEPLSALDVRTRERLRKELKRLHMRFKTTVLHVTHNFEEVFSLADRVAVLNQGKIIQTGVPNQVFSQPESKFIAEFVGTENIFRGDITSGSGCSVITVDGLDIVSTATGIEGKVYASVRPEDIMLSREPLKTPARNSFEGIVESITNNGTMVEIRVDAGIPFVTVLTRRGFSDIGIMEGDSVFLTFKAAAVHVFS; this comes from the coding sequence ATGCTGGAATTAAAAGATATTTCTATTAAACTGGGTGAATTCTCCCTTGAGAAGATAAATCTCAGTATCGAGAAAGGTGAATACGTGGTTATCCTCGGGCCTACGGGGGCCGGAAAAACTATTGTCCTCGAAACTATTGCAGGGATATATCCGCCTGATTCAGGGAGCATCGAACTGAACGGAGAGGATATCACTTTTGCCGACCCGAAGGACAGGAACATCTCAATGGTATACCAGGATTATATGCTCTTCCCGCACCTTTCCGTGTATGAAAACATCGCCTTCGGTCTTTCGGTGAAAAAAAATCCGGCAGACGAGATTGAGAAAAAGGTGTCCGAGGTTGCGGGGATCCTCGGGATCTCGCATCTCCTTCACCGGTCCGTTATTAATCTCAGCGGTGGGGAGAAGCAGAGGACTGCAATATCGAGGGCGATCGTGATGGAGCCCGATGTTCTTCTTCTTGATGAACCTCTCAGCGCACTTGACGTAAGAACCCGGGAAAGGCTCAGAAAAGAGCTTAAGAGACTTCATATGAGGTTTAAGACTACCGTTCTCCATGTGACCCACAACTTCGAGGAGGTCTTCTCCCTTGCCGATCGTGTTGCAGTCCTCAACCAGGGAAAGATAATACAAACCGGTGTCCCCAATCAGGTGTTTTCACAGCCCGAATCGAAGTTCATTGCCGAATTCGTGGGCACGGAGAACATATTCCGCGGTGATATAACATCCGGTTCAGGCTGTTCTGTTATTACGGTCGATGGGCTTGACATTGTATCCACTGCTACAGGAATTGAAGGGAAGGTCTATGCCTCAGTGAGGCCGGAAGACATAATGCTCTCAAGGGAACCTTTGAAGACACCTGCAAGAAATTCATTCGAAGGTATTGTAGAAAGTATCACCAACAACGGAACAATGGTCGAGATCAGGGTAGACGCAGGAATCCCGTTTGTTACCGTCCTTACGAGAAGAGGATTCAGCGATATCGGAATAATGGAAGGGGATTCGGTCTTCCTGACCTTCAAGGCTGCTGCTGTTCACGTATTTTCGTGA